One region of Nitrospinaceae bacterium genomic DNA includes:
- a CDS encoding 3-hydroxybutyryl-CoA dehydrogenase — MKKTILGENKISVIGAGTMGCGIAQTAAQNGFQVVLYDSDPEKKQAGLVTIKKNLERLASKGELSQESAQASIARVSIIETLEGLQDSFLIIEAIIEDREEKNKLFKQLSAHCDGQTILASNTSSIPITEIASNTSHPENVIGLHFMNPVPLMHGVEIIRGLKTSEDACHKTQKFVRNLLKEPIYSSDRAGFVINRMLMPFINEAITVVGEGTSTIEDVDNGAIHCLNHSMGPLVLSDLIGNDTTHHILSVLEDELGERFKPAPLLTRLVEAGLYGNKCGTGFYLWKQNKPQKVNHDLERYLKME; from the coding sequence ATGAAAAAAACAATCCTGGGAGAGAATAAAATATCTGTGATCGGAGCCGGAACCATGGGTTGCGGTATCGCTCAAACAGCGGCTCAAAACGGTTTCCAGGTGGTTTTGTACGACAGCGACCCGGAAAAAAAACAAGCTGGCCTGGTCACGATAAAGAAAAACCTGGAGCGTCTGGCAAGCAAAGGCGAGCTCTCGCAGGAATCGGCTCAGGCCTCCATTGCAAGAGTTTCCATTATAGAAACCCTGGAAGGACTGCAAGATTCCTTCCTCATCATCGAAGCGATCATTGAAGACCGTGAAGAAAAAAATAAATTATTCAAACAACTGAGCGCTCACTGCGACGGCCAGACGATATTGGCTTCGAATACCTCCTCCATTCCAATTACCGAAATTGCTTCCAATACGAGTCATCCCGAAAATGTCATCGGTCTGCATTTCATGAATCCTGTACCTTTAATGCATGGAGTGGAGATCATACGGGGTTTGAAAACTTCTGAAGACGCCTGCCATAAAACTCAGAAATTTGTTCGAAACCTGTTAAAAGAACCCATCTATTCTTCGGACCGGGCCGGTTTTGTGATCAATCGAATGCTGATGCCTTTCATCAACGAAGCCATAACCGTCGTGGGAGAAGGGACTTCAACCATAGAAGATGTGGACAATGGCGCCATACATTGCCTGAATCATTCCATGGGCCCATTGGTCCTGTCAGATTTAATTGGAAACGATACCACTCATCACATTCTTTCCGTTTTAGAGGATGAGTTGGGGGAACGGTTTAAACCCGCTCCTTTATTGACCCGGCTGGTCGAAGCAGGCCTCTACGGAAACAAGTGTGGAACCGGGTTTTATCTTTGGAAACAAAATAAACCGCAAAAGGTCAACCATGACCTGGAACGTTATTTGAAAATGGAGTGA
- the irgA gene encoding ligand-gated channel protein encodes MSEEQLEILSRDIRELMQTDVIVTTVSKRPQLLHETASAIYVITQEDIRRTGAVNIMEALRIVPGVQVSKINQNRYAISIRGFNRRLGSDKLLVMIDGRTVYSPSASGVFWIGQDTVLEDVDRIEVIRGPGASLWGANAVAGVINIITRSSLETQDGFISGGSGTEENGFATLRYGGKVGKDFSYRIYGKYRDRDEGKKTDGTQAIDDKQMGQGGFRSDWQINPRDNFTLQGDYYNLDAGLDFSSRFVSLTAGSLPFQGSNIHKGTNILSRWTRKMKDSSSFQFQAYFDRLERRSNLPNANTEDQVDLDFQHNFLIGKRHNFIWGLSYRYSYFDFKQTNILTLPNQGTNLFGVFFHDEFTMVPDRWNLILGTKLEYNEFTGIEVQPNIRTAWTPDPKNTFWAAVSRAVRTPSITEERAVANRALVPAAPPTLPLPLLIKENNDERTNAEELIAYEAGYRFKPKPELNFDITGYYFDYNGIIESVNTGATTFNAAPIPHLQLTAFNDNVLEGEVFGVELSAQWQPLENWRLSGSYTFTKIDLRPSESGLAFPQAPTGEGDLDAEGEPEHIYNLRSYLNLPYDLEFDTLFYYVSKNSVRKIPGYSRVDLRLGWRPTKSFELSLVGQNILDDSHLELTELLEKPTETERSFYVKATYNFALNSK; translated from the coding sequence TTGTCCGAAGAACAGCTCGAGATCCTTAGCCGCGACATTCGGGAATTGATGCAGACCGATGTCATTGTCACCACCGTTAGTAAAAGGCCGCAGTTGCTCCATGAGACGGCTTCGGCGATTTATGTGATCACTCAAGAGGATATTCGCCGGACAGGCGCTGTCAATATAATGGAAGCGTTGCGAATTGTTCCCGGTGTGCAGGTATCGAAAATAAATCAAAATCGATATGCGATTTCTATAAGGGGATTTAACAGGAGATTGGGTTCGGATAAATTGCTTGTTATGATTGACGGGAGAACGGTTTACAGCCCGTCCGCTTCCGGTGTCTTCTGGATTGGCCAGGACACCGTATTGGAAGATGTCGATAGAATCGAAGTGATTCGTGGGCCGGGCGCCTCGCTGTGGGGTGCCAACGCGGTCGCCGGGGTGATCAATATCATTACCAGGTCGTCACTGGAAACTCAGGATGGCTTCATTTCGGGAGGCAGTGGCACTGAAGAAAACGGGTTTGCCACGCTTCGATATGGGGGAAAAGTTGGAAAGGATTTCTCCTATCGAATCTATGGCAAATACCGCGACCGGGACGAGGGTAAAAAAACCGATGGAACGCAGGCCATCGACGACAAACAAATGGGACAGGGAGGATTCCGGTCGGATTGGCAGATAAACCCAAGGGACAACTTTACTCTTCAGGGGGATTACTACAATCTGGATGCCGGACTGGATTTTTCGAGCAGGTTTGTTTCCTTGACTGCCGGGTCCCTCCCTTTTCAAGGGAGCAATATTCATAAAGGGACCAATATCCTTTCGCGCTGGACCCGAAAAATGAAAGACTCCTCGTCGTTCCAGTTCCAGGCTTATTTTGACAGATTAGAACGCCGGTCCAATCTGCCAAATGCCAACACAGAGGACCAGGTGGATCTGGACTTTCAACATAATTTCCTGATAGGAAAAAGACATAACTTTATCTGGGGTTTGAGTTATCGATATTCCTATTTCGATTTTAAGCAAACCAATATTCTTACTCTTCCAAATCAAGGGACCAACCTTTTTGGCGTTTTTTTCCACGATGAATTTACGATGGTGCCAGATCGCTGGAATTTAATCCTCGGCACCAAACTTGAATATAACGAGTTTACGGGTATTGAAGTCCAGCCAAACATCCGCACGGCCTGGACCCCTGATCCTAAAAATACATTCTGGGCCGCCGTTTCCCGTGCTGTAAGAACCCCAAGCATTACTGAGGAACGTGCTGTTGCCAACCGCGCTTTAGTTCCGGCGGCGCCCCCTACCCTTCCGTTACCGCTCCTGATCAAGGAAAATAACGATGAAAGAACCAATGCGGAGGAATTGATCGCGTATGAAGCGGGTTACCGCTTCAAACCTAAACCTGAACTCAACTTTGACATAACGGGTTACTATTTTGATTACAACGGAATTATTGAAAGCGTCAATACGGGTGCAACGACTTTCAATGCCGCCCCCATTCCACACCTGCAATTGACGGCCTTTAACGACAATGTTTTAGAAGGAGAGGTCTTTGGTGTGGAACTGAGTGCTCAATGGCAGCCCCTGGAAAACTGGCGCCTTTCCGGAAGTTATACTTTCACAAAAATTGATCTTCGTCCGTCAGAGAGCGGCTTAGCTTTCCCGCAGGCTCCTACCGGTGAAGGCGACCTTGATGCGGAGGGAGAACCCGAGCATATTTATAACCTGCGCTCTTATTTGAACCTGCCCTATGACCTGGAATTTGACACGTTATTCTACTACGTGAGCAAAAATTCAGTCCGGAAAATACCAGGATACAGCCGGGTGGACTTGCGCCTGGGATGGCGT
- the yngJ gene encoding putative acyl-CoA dehydrogenase YngJ: MSYITQGQKEWLQMLYNDKTYLEMLESFGTFVEKKVLPAELDTEVQRAKNPFSEIKSVLKDKNRFDWETIEQSIDEIKSQQKIPQEVYQRIVESGLVGMAFSEELGGLGLPYPLFISFLETLGKASPSIGVRYAISNTVCEGLRFNHESGDLSDYCLATLKQIISGEKLAAFCLSEVSASGSNIMQEMTTRAAADSNGNGYTLNGSKFWITNAETANVYAIFARTSDDSSNRISLFLVERETPGFRVGQVFEKRVVENSSFGELVLKDVEIPIQNRVGNVGDGMRYAIRMLNSGRITIAALATGLAQRAFEEFLENAVEGKKARQKHLIEYDRTKARIAELSMEINAARDMTLRAAWLKEQFDLDPENQNLLWNYVIASNNAKLKASLVAQKSCNYLIKIWGASSVVKENRAMKHYLDSWLYYFGEAVPEVLENTIAHMEIKKYKSQKGL; encoded by the coding sequence ATGAGCTACATAACCCAGGGACAAAAAGAATGGCTCCAGATGCTTTACAACGACAAAACTTATCTGGAAATGCTGGAATCTTTTGGAACCTTCGTAGAAAAAAAGGTTTTACCGGCTGAATTGGACACAGAGGTTCAGCGCGCTAAAAACCCATTCTCCGAAATTAAATCCGTTTTGAAGGATAAGAATCGTTTTGATTGGGAGACGATAGAACAAAGCATCGATGAAATAAAAAGCCAGCAGAAAATTCCCCAGGAAGTGTATCAACGGATTGTCGAATCAGGACTGGTCGGAATGGCTTTTTCTGAGGAATTGGGAGGCCTCGGCCTGCCTTACCCGTTATTTATCTCTTTTCTCGAAACACTGGGAAAAGCCTCTCCAAGCATAGGGGTCCGTTACGCCATCTCGAACACCGTGTGCGAAGGTTTACGGTTCAACCATGAATCCGGTGACTTGTCAGATTATTGTCTGGCGACCCTCAAGCAAATAATCTCTGGAGAAAAGCTGGCCGCATTTTGTTTGTCCGAGGTCTCCGCCTCCGGGTCCAACATCATGCAGGAAATGACGACCCGGGCGGCCGCTGACTCTAATGGCAACGGCTACACTCTCAATGGGAGCAAATTCTGGATCACCAATGCGGAAACTGCAAATGTATACGCCATCTTTGCCCGAACCTCTGACGATTCCTCAAACCGGATTTCTTTATTTCTGGTTGAGCGGGAAACCCCTGGGTTCAGAGTCGGCCAGGTCTTTGAAAAACGTGTCGTCGAAAACTCTTCCTTTGGAGAGCTGGTATTAAAGGACGTCGAGATTCCAATACAGAACCGGGTTGGAAACGTCGGAGACGGTATGCGTTATGCCATCAGAATGCTAAATTCCGGACGCATTACCATTGCGGCTTTGGCAACGGGATTGGCCCAGCGAGCCTTCGAGGAATTTTTAGAGAATGCTGTAGAAGGGAAAAAAGCCAGGCAAAAACATTTAATCGAATATGACCGAACCAAAGCCAGGATAGCCGAATTGTCCATGGAGATAAACGCGGCGCGCGATATGACTTTGCGGGCCGCCTGGTTGAAAGAACAGTTTGATTTGGACCCGGAGAATCAAAACTTGTTATGGAATTATGTGATCGCTTCAAATAACGCAAAACTCAAGGCATCTCTGGTTGCGCAAAAATCCTGCAACTACCTCATTAAAATATGGGGAGCAAGCTCAGTGGTAAAAGAAAACCGGGCCATGAAGCATTACCTGGACAGTTGGCTGTATTATTTTGGAGAGGCCGTTCCCGAGGTGTTGGAAAACACCATCGCTCATATGGAAATTAAAAAATATAAATCCCAAAAGGGTTTGTAG